A window of the Candidatus Omnitrophota bacterium genome harbors these coding sequences:
- the gyrB gene encoding DNA topoisomerase (ATP-hydrolyzing) subunit B has protein sequence MPLKQEQAPTKKDKAYDATTIQVLEGIEAVRRRPAMYIGDTYSRGLHHLVYEVVDNSIDEALAGICNRIEVAVNHDNSVSVSDNGRGIPVDIHKTEKKPAVEVVLTTLHAGGKFDHKAYKVSGGLHGVGVSVVNALSEWLEVEVKRDGKIYHQRYEKGKTASKLTIIGKAKTTGTKVTFKADKEIFKSIDFSYDILSQRLRELAFLNKGLEIALKDERSEKESNFKFSGGIVSFVEYLNKNKNPLHNKVIYLEKEKEGVDLEVALQYNDGYAENIFSFANNINTVEGGTHLSGFKSALTRAINQYAKNKNLLKDNVAISGEDVREGLTAIVAVKIPNPQFEGQTKTKLGNSEVEGLAASSAFDALTTYFEENPSVANKIVDKVIMASRVREAARKARELTRRKGALDSGGLPGKLADCSEKDAALCELYIVEGDSAGGSAKQGRDRRFQAILPIKGKILNVEKARLDKILSNEEIRTIITALGTGVGEEFDQAKLRYHKIILMADADIDGSHIRTLLLTLLYRQFPKLIEDGFVYIAQPPLYKIKRGTREEYIQTEQQMNELLLDLGREGFSFIRLKDKQNFTDNQFKEILSLLVETEKIGKNLDKKGVKFANYLSLRHPKTKKMPIYRVKVDGIAHFAYSDQELAKITEEANGKASEQDILELFEAQDLEQISLKLAKLGLDIGDFAARETEQAEAKNAKKTAEVKMKPLFRITDEEKEVSDFFTLKEALEYVKTQASKGMHIQRYKGLGEMNPHQLWETTMDPEKRTILKVTLEDAVEVDKMFTVLMGDQVEPRREFIENYAHQVKNLDI, from the coding sequence ATGCCCTTAAAACAGGAGCAGGCTCCCACAAAGAAAGATAAGGCATATGACGCTACTACCATACAGGTATTAGAGGGTATAGAGGCGGTGAGGCGAAGGCCGGCTATGTATATCGGCGACACTTATTCCAGAGGGCTGCATCATCTGGTTTATGAGGTCGTTGATAATTCGATAGATGAAGCGCTTGCGGGTATTTGTAACAGGATAGAAGTTGCGGTTAACCATGATAATAGCGTGTCTGTTTCCGATAATGGGCGCGGTATCCCCGTTGATATCCATAAAACCGAGAAGAAGCCCGCGGTAGAAGTCGTTCTGACAACGCTGCACGCAGGCGGGAAGTTTGACCATAAGGCATATAAGGTCTCGGGGGGCCTGCACGGCGTAGGCGTCAGCGTAGTCAACGCGCTCTCAGAGTGGCTGGAGGTAGAAGTAAAAAGGGACGGTAAAATTTACCACCAAAGGTATGAAAAAGGAAAAACCGCCTCCAAGCTTACTATTATTGGTAAGGCAAAAACAACCGGCACCAAGGTTACTTTTAAGGCCGATAAGGAAATATTCAAATCTATAGATTTTTCTTACGATATTTTATCCCAGAGATTAAGAGAGTTGGCTTTTTTAAACAAGGGCCTTGAAATAGCATTAAAAGACGAGCGCAGCGAAAAAGAATCGAACTTTAAGTTTTCCGGAGGCATAGTCTCTTTTGTGGAATACTTAAACAAGAATAAAAATCCGCTGCACAATAAGGTAATATATCTTGAAAAAGAGAAAGAGGGAGTCGATTTAGAAGTAGCCTTGCAATATAACGATGGTTATGCAGAGAATATCTTTTCGTTTGCGAATAATATTAATACTGTCGAGGGCGGAACGCACCTGTCTGGCTTTAAATCGGCCTTAACGCGTGCCATTAACCAATATGCAAAGAATAAAAACCTGCTTAAGGACAATGTTGCCATTTCGGGTGAGGACGTTAGGGAGGGGCTAACTGCCATAGTGGCTGTTAAGATCCCCAACCCGCAGTTTGAGGGGCAGACAAAAACAAAATTGGGGAATTCGGAAGTCGAAGGACTCGCCGCTTCCAGCGCCTTTGATGCCCTCACGACATATTTTGAAGAAAACCCGTCGGTTGCTAACAAGATCGTAGATAAGGTCATTATGGCTTCACGGGTACGCGAAGCAGCAAGAAAAGCCCGCGAGCTCACGCGCAGAAAAGGGGCGCTTGATTCAGGGGGCCTGCCGGGGAAATTAGCTGATTGCTCTGAAAAGGATGCTGCTCTTTGCGAGCTTTATATCGTTGAAGGGGATTCCGCAGGCGGATCGGCTAAACAAGGCAGGGATAGGAGATTCCAGGCAATATTACCAATAAAAGGAAAGATATTAAATGTTGAAAAAGCAAGGCTGGATAAAATCCTCTCCAACGAAGAAATCAGGACTATCATTACTGCTTTAGGGACGGGTGTCGGAGAAGAATTTGACCAGGCAAAACTGCGGTATCATAAAATAATATTAATGGCTGATGCGGATATTGATGGTTCGCATATCCGCACTTTATTGCTTACGCTTTTGTACAGGCAGTTCCCTAAACTTATTGAAGACGGGTTTGTATATATTGCTCAACCGCCTTTATACAAAATCAAAAGGGGCACTCGCGAAGAGTATATTCAGACAGAGCAGCAAATGAATGAATTATTGTTAGATTTAGGGAGAGAAGGATTCAGCTTTATAAGGTTAAAGGATAAACAAAATTTCACAGATAATCAGTTTAAGGAGATTTTGAGTTTGTTGGTTGAAACAGAGAAAATTGGCAAGAATTTAGATAAAAAGGGAGTAAAATTTGCAAATTACCTTAGTTTGAGGCACCCAAAGACCAAAAAAATGCCAATTTATAGGGTAAAAGTGGATGGAATCGCCCATTTTGCTTATTCTGATCAAGAACTCGCCAAAATTACAGAAGAGGCTAATGGTAAGGCTTCTGAGCAGGATATTTTGGAGTTATTTGAAGCCCAGGATTTAGAGCAAATTTCTCTTAAATTAGCTAAATTAGGCTTAGACATAGGAGATTTTGCTGCAAGAGAAACGGAACAAGCAGAAGCAAAGAACGCCAAGAAAACGGCTGAAGTAAAAATGAAGCCCCTTTTTAGAATTACTGACGAAGAAAAGGAAGTAAGCGATTTTTTCACTTTAAAGGAAGCCTTGGAATATGTGAAGACCCAGGCATCTAAAGGTATGCACATACAGAGATATAAGGGTCTTGGCGAAATGAATCCGCACCAGCTATGGGAGACGACTATGGATCCCGAAAAACGCACCATCTTGAAAGTTACTTTAGAGGATGCGGTTGAGGTAGACAAGATGTTTACAGTGTTAATGGGGGATCAGGTTGAACCCAGAAGAGAGTTTATTGAAAATTATGCACATCAGGTAAAAAATTTGGACATTTAA
- a CDS encoding DUF721 domain-containing protein — MDKIKDIIEQFFSDLGKAGHGSGGIATEKILKKVLTKRELSHIKCNYFRSGVLGIGLDSSAWLYQFNLKKPLLLSRLKEDIDGLKDIKVFLGK; from the coding sequence ATGGATAAAATAAAAGATATTATCGAGCAGTTTTTTTCCGACTTAGGTAAAGCCGGACATGGTTCCGGTGGTATAGCCACGGAAAAAATTTTAAAAAAGGTTTTGACAAAAAGGGAATTAAGTCATATAAAGTGTAATTATTTTCGCTCCGGAGTTTTAGGCATAGGTTTAGACTCATCTGCATGGCTGTATCAGTTTAATTTAAAAAAACCTTTGCTATTAAGCAGGCTAAAAGAAGATATCGATGGACTTAAAGACATTAAAGTATTTTTGGGTAAATAA